Proteins encoded by one window of Xiphophorus couchianus chromosome 13, X_couchianus-1.0, whole genome shotgun sequence:
- the LOC114155449 gene encoding zinc finger protein 706, with protein MARGQQKIQSQQKNAKKAAEKKKSHGADQKTAAKAALVHTCPVCRTQMPDPKTFKQHFESKHPKSPMPPELADVQA; from the exons ATGGCTCGTGGGCAGCAGAAGATTCAGTCCCAGCAAAAGAACGCAAAGAAagcagcagagaagaagaaatctcATGGTGCCGACCAGAAAACTGCCGCCAAGGCCGCGCTGGTGCACACCTGCCCTGTCTGTCGG ACCCAGATGCCCGACCCGAAAACCTTCAAGCAGCACTTTGAGAGCAAACACCCCAAGTCCCCGATGCCTCCGGAGCTGGCCGACGTTCAGGCTTAA